Genomic window (Nicotiana sylvestris chromosome 7, ASM39365v2, whole genome shotgun sequence):
TGATATTAATAGAACTTTAATATGCCTTTGCTTTAAAAAAGCAAAAGGCAACATTGGACTTGTTAAAACGGGAGCAGTAGTGTTTTATCCCAACCacataaaaaaagaaaacaaagacatctgccaaaacaacaaaaaaacttAACAAACATTTCCAtaaactggtcactgaagggaTACTTAGGAGGCACTAGGAGTAAAGGGCTTGGAAGCTGCAGCAAGTGTTTGGAGAACAAGGTCTATTCGAACATTTCCCGACTTTTGCTCATTAAGCAGTTCTGCTTTCAGGTTCTCTACTTGCGCCCTGAGATCAGCATTATCCTTTGTCAACCAAGTTACTTCATCAGTTGACACCGGAACCTCTTGGGCTTGATGACattccaggatagcattcctgaCCTTCAACCGACGAATTTCCTCAGCTGCACTGTTTTGAGCATTAATAAGTTGTAAGAcggttgatgtacttcctaccccCCTTCTTTTCTATGCACTCGCATTCTTTCAAAGTGGTATGTGAGAAAATCTGCTTCTTAGTCCTCACCTTGCCTGTCCCCAGTGGTATTTCAAAGAATTTAAACACTCGAGTAAGCAGGAACCCGTAGggaaggccatgattaccatctttgaGGGTGGCAACCTTTTGCATGTGTTCAATCATAATAGCAGGCAGACTCACAGGAGTAAAACTGTCCAGTTGCTCCATCAAGAACAGGTCAGACTTACAAGTCACTGACCTCCTCTCAGCTCGAGGCAATTGAACTTTGTTAACCAATTCGAACAGCAACTGATAGACAGGAAGTAACGCTTTCTTATGGATTTGGTCCCCCTTCTGGTTTGCATTGTCTTTTACCACGACATTTCTGAAGTTAAACTGACACACATCTTTTACACTAGACACACCGGCTGTAGGAGCTTTAGGAATCTCTCCAAGAAACTTTACATCGAACACGATGGCCACTCCATTGACCAAAGCACAAATGTGGTCAATTTCAATGGGAAAGAGGCTAGCAAAGAAGCTTTGTACCTCATCCTCATATACCTTAGGTGCATCTATTTGGAATAGATGCGCCCAATGTTAAAACTCGACCATTTCCAGAATTTGGCGCATACCAACCATCTTAGAGATTACTGATCAAACATACGACCCAGCAGAACTTTTTGATGCCTCAGGCGTTCAGAGCCAAGGCTGACTTCACTTCTCATTCTCTTcacagaaccaggttcttcaaaaATTTTAGACTTGCATTTGCCGGACTTCTCACCACGTAATTTTCCTTTTCCCTTGGATTTGACTAATACATCCTCATCAGACATCGAGAACTCACTCACCACCTCCTTCAACTTGGACCTAGTGGTTGACCCCTTCTCTATTGAAACAGGCTTCTTCTTTTTCGAAGTCCATCTAACCAGTGTACCAGGTTCATCTGGGGTTTCCTCTTCCACCTCTACTACAGGGATCGCCTCATCACTTACAGGTACACTGTCTTTCACCAactttctccttttcttcttactacttttcttgctcttttgaaGGGCAGAATCGTAGGCCACCTTAGCTTGAAGCCTGGTAGTAGGTCGTTTGGTTTCAGACTCAATAGTGGACACAACCTTCTGCTTAACTATGAATACATCAAGAGCCACATTATCTAGGTCCTCCTCATCATTGGATCTCATTTCAGGTAATTGTATTTCCAAGGGCATAGTGAATGCAGGAACAGAACTGTCCTAGGAATAAAAGCCCTGACCTGGGTCCTATggagagggatcaggttcctcatgtgatGGCCTAGTAGTATCTGTTGGTGCATCCCCTTCAACAGTTACAATGGCTCATTCGTCCCTCATACCTTGTACCTCTTTTTTCTGAGAGATGATATTATGCAGTACACCACCAGCAGACACCACAAAGACGGTTACAACATTTTTCTCTTCCTCAAATAGTACTACTGCCACCACGGAATCGGTATCAATGATGACAGAACTCTCTATGACCTCAGggttttgaccttgttctccacttgGTCTTTGACTGgtgggatcctcagaagatagaGAGGATAGAGCCAcaattttagggttttctgaaataGAGAGAGGCGGGGAAACAGGGTGAGGTGTGACCTGAGCGGGAAGAGTAAGAGTGGGAAGAAAACCTTAGTAGGAGCGGAAGTCTCCACAGGTTTATCAGTAGTAGTTACGATTGAGGCAGGGAGGTCGGAGTTTGTATCAGCCATTGAAAAAATGGTGTGACATTGCTTTTGGGAAATTCTAATAGAGGACTTATGGTTAGGGAGAACATAGAAGGGGTTTTATGAGGAGAAGATAATTATGATGAGAGAGGAAGAGGCACTGGTTCTGAAACAGTGGTTGGGCATGGAGAAGTGCaatgtttcagagggagatgaAACAATTTGAAATGAAGAGACATGATAGCAGGATCTGAAAATTTGAATGACATGGCAGTTGTGTTTTCTACCCTTTTTTAAGACATGTATTAAAGGATGCAtagaactactaacctttggtacaagaaccaggttcttgaccttttttttaaaagaatcaaTCCTATTTTATCATTCATGCACTGCATCTACAACTTCTAtactcatcatgcgtgtttacctgcaacggtattaaagtgagttagacatggccagaaaacacttttagcCAGTTATTTCTtgaaggtgattttcatagccaGATAAAGAGGGatcaggttctcaattgggcTTTTAAAGCCCTAACttcactctgtttctttcaaactGTTACCTACTTAGTgccttggtgaaaatatctgcaatttgatttttttgtgcagcagaacttcatacatatcagccctttctccacattgtcccacagaaagtgatgcctcacatcaatatgttttgtccttttgtgttgaactggattcttagccatgttgagtgcactggtgttgtcacatagaaggggcacactctCAGTGAGTACCCCAAAGTCCTCTAGTTGTTGCTTGATCCATAAAAGTCGAGCACAACAGGATGCTGCAgctacatattcagcttcagctATTGAAAGAGCCACTaaattttgcttccttgtgccccaagagataagacatgatcctaaaaagtgagccattccagaagtaATTTTCCTATCTATAAGATAACCTGCATAATTTGCATCAGCATAACCAATgagattaaaactgtcacctgagggataatacaacaccaggtcctatgttcctttgagatatctcagtattcttttggcagccttcaagtgagattccttgggatttgattgaaaccttgcacacaggcccacactaaaaacaatatcaggtctgctagcagtaagatagaggagagacccaataatgcctctatacatggtttgattcacaggagatccagtttcatccatATCCAGTCGAGTAGAAGTAGCAATGGGAGTTTCTATCACTTTTGAtacttccatgtcaaacctctttaagagctccctgatgtatttttgctgacaaatggaTATACCCTTTGGGGACtattttacttgaagacccaagaagaagttcagttcccccatcatgctcatttcaaattcacttcccatgagttttgcaaattcttcacacagagaatcagttgttgctccaaaaatgatatcatcaacatagaaatgaacaatgagcaggttccttccttatttctttaagaaaagagtgttgtcattttttttcttttaaagccattttccaggaggaactttgacagcctttcataccaagctcgaggagcctgcttcaGTCCATATAAGACTTTGTCCAGTTTAAATACATATTTAGGGTGCTCATGACATTtaaaccctggaggttgcttcacatagacttcttccttaagaagtccattcaaaaatgcactcttgacatccatttggaacaaggtgaattccatatgagatgcaaaagcgattaggattctaatagcttccatgcgagccacTGGGGCAAATGTTTCATCATAGTTAATTCCTTCCTTttgattgtagccttgaaccactagcttgaccttgttccttgtggtaattccatGTTCATCGAGCTTGTTTTTGAATACCCagctggttcctataatggttcgatctgagggtctaggtaccaagtgccacacattgtttctctcaaactgatgtaTCTTGTCTTGCATGGCTATAATCTAATCTGCATCTTTaaaggcttccttgatattcttgggttctatctgggagagaaaagctaagaaggcaagtgaatttctagcTCTTGACCTGGTTTGTACTCCAGAATCTAGAGGAGTAATAATTTTGTCCATCGGATGAGAGCTTTGGTGTCTCTAGTTGGACGTCTAAGGTTCATTCTAAGAGGAAGAGGGTATAGATGGCTGGTTTTCCTCTGTTCTTCTCTCATGTGCTAGTGGAGTtccctgaactgcatcaaccactctgtaaggactcaaaatcagcaacatagatgttcttgtatcttttggccacaagtacTACTTCACTATTCACAAGATCAATaactgtacatattttggacaagaatttcaccttgtttcctttatcatagatttgagagacactcaagagactatacttaaggccattgacatagtacatatTTTCAATAAAATGAGTGAGTGACCCCTTTttccattgccaaaggatacactccctccttgtagGGCTTTTAGTAaaagaaagtccatggtgttcccagtcatgtgctttgaacatccactatccatgaaccattgttgaaaGTTTCCTTTATTTGTTCCCTACACAAGAGATTacgagttagttttaggaacccaagcaagtttgggtcccttgtagtaggcaaaaggatgaataagagttctcttagtccatgcagtCAATGTGCGttttttgtgagtggaacctAGTTCCTCTTTTGTAGTCACCTTTTCCGCAAACAAtttgtttttctgaacagatTGATTCCTGACCTGGAGATCTTCTTTGAAGTGTCTAGTGTTCCCACATTGGGTACAAGACCAGTTATCAGAAACAGTGACGtacttgctgtgagggttgtGAGGAGTTTTTTCCCTTTGGAACCCTATTCCCTGCCTGTTTTCACAATCATTAGTATGCATAGCAGTGGTAGCTTCTGAGGACCAAGTCCATTTTAGGGATTTTTCACGATCATTCTTTACTCTTTCTAGATTAGTGTAGAGTTGctcgtttttctcaatttcaacacATATCCTAGTTCTCATAGCTTTCacctcattttcaagcctaatgtgttcctcactggctatctcctttccttttccagaattttcagattttgacttagtccatggtttcactattgtttcccttaggtcTGTAATTTTTGCCAGAAGATCATCCTTTtcttttctaaagatttcaatgGTTCTCTTATGGTCAGTAACTACAACCACTAAGTCGTCTATAGTTTGTTCAAATTCTCCTAATTCTAAGGTCAAAGAATCcctatcctccacaagactatgaaAAACATTAATTAATACAttagctaaagacatgagtttttttggagaataggatttcagctttctctaaacatccctgaaatttacctctttgttgccatcgtcttcatcatcatctgattgagccgtcaaagcaaaagttgagtcatattCAATCTCCTCcccttcaactgccatcatggaactatcaccagtATCAGGTTCATCTCAGACTCATTAGAGGAATCCCTCTATGTTGCAAGAGTATGTCTCATCATATTGACATCGGATCTTTTTCTCTTGAAGTCCTTGAAAGGAACATGGTTTGTTGGCTATTTTCTCATGGTAattcttggagaattcttgcttcaagagaggacaGTCCTTCGTGAAGTgtccaggctttccacacttGTAACAAAGATCATAGTTCTTTGGTTTGTTAGAGCTGTCCCTTTTTAGCATTTttccatttcttctgaccatcttctgaaaccttttggttaggtaagccatgtcactgtctTCATCACTTGAATCATTGTTATCAACTTTAAGTTCCAGGTTCTTTTACTTCTTTGGTTCTCTTTTTTCACTATCTATCTTCCTCTTCAACTCGTTGGTCTTCAAGTTTTTGATcagctcttctatggtcagctcttGTAAGTCCTTTGATTTAGTAATAGCATtcactttgctttcccaagagctAGGAAGAATGTTGAggattttcctcactagcttgttTCTAGGAATAGTTTtaccaagtgagtgtaactcatttatgatggaagtgaatcttgtgtgtACATCTTGAATGGATTCATTGTCCCTCATTttgaagagttcatactcggtagtgatCATATCAATCTTAGAATATTTTACTTGTGTTGTTCCCTCATGAGCTTTTTGCAAAGTttcccatatctccttggcagTGTCGCAGGTGGAGATTTTATTGTACTCTTCAGGTCCTATTCTACATACtagaattttcttggcacgaaaattcttctctACAACTTTTTTGTCTGCTTCAGTGTACTCTTTACTAGTTTTTGCCATTGAAAATGGAAGTTCTTCCAGCACCTTGgttggaacataaggaccatcGCATATGATATCCCATAACTCGGAATCCTtagccatgataaaatcatgcatttttgttttccaccacccatagtattgtccattgaacctaggtggtcggtatgtagattgaccttattcaaaatttggtggagcaaccatgaggatccttcctaggtgttagcctgataggaggaacccgctctgataccaattgttagtttgtgtCAGTCCACCAAACAATAGAGTACCTGGTTCTCTACgagattctgctgagaatgctaataaaactatacgtaaataaggcagaggatttttacgtggaaaaatcccacacaaggggatcaaaaaaccacgacctacacctgtaggctttcaacttcactaacttataaaaacctattacaagccactttataatgACTCCATTATaaagaatttactcaactaacttgtggtactcttaccacaagccactttgtgacttcctagttacaaagacttttactaacttgtgatgctctcaccataagccactttgtcactttacagttacaaagactttttcttatgactaaacctagtcacaacaaaaactcaaggagtttacagattaacaagaggattcctaatcaatgCTTCTAGCTAAACAATTTAGGAGATACATTAAgtacaattacaaagttacaactcaactaggacaaaaCAAGCTAACTTTAGGAATTGGTTCGTAGTTgcgttcaactttgttcttcaagctcgcgaggattgatttctctatttttgGCAAAATGCTTGAACGAGAAACTGAAACATTTAAGTGATGTTTTTGTATAAACTCATTATTGGTACACCTagatcacatcatttgaaatgatgtgagcactttagttggtcagagaatgagtgggagctggaaacagtgcagtgcggcagaaacagtgcaggcagtcacttCGTTTctagctgtgtccaattgactttgtaatGCTATGTAgaaaccacaagggtatcaggtccttatttgggttcctagctcctgaagctgtagcagttcacctttagctggaatccATTAAGCTTGTAGTATAGTCCAAGtaagtcaggttccctatctgtttcttaacagtaagtttgttagatcataaaaacataaggcaagaatatttaaaacctatcacaacattttcctatcgagaccccgttGTCATGAAGTAACTTCCTTGCAATAAAGCGAACATTCAAGGGTAATGCCTCCCAGATCTTGAGGCTTATTTTAGGGAACTCGGATACCGTTAAACTGCCCTAAGTCAGCACGAAcaatggttgcctcgttaaaaaccatgtcagaaaaacccatttgggacaaaaactggTCTAAGGGAAACaaagtgcaacgcgtgctttaagATTCAAAGCTTCGTGTCGATCCTTGTTGATAGCCTGTAAGTTTTAGTCGAAAAAATAGAGAGAATCGGAATGGGGTCGTACCTTTATTCGGATTTTGGATATTTAATGTGATCTTCCTCGGCATCAGGCCCTCGTGAATTTTGACCTTGACCGTTTCTCCTCTCATTTTGGCGAAGCTTCGACCAGACCCGCTGCCTCTATGGTCTCCGTTGTACGGTTGATATCGATCTCTATTCGACCTTGGCTCTCGATCGACGTCCCCTTTGATCCTACCCATGGTCCTGCTAGGATAAACTAACACCCAATGAGTCCCTAGTTGATCATCTGCGACTCTAATCTTCTACTGATACCGATTATGCACGTTGGCCCAAGTGTCATCCGGGTACTCAAGCAAACTttgcttcaactgatgagaagttATAGAACTCCGAGTGTTGAGACCTTGAGTGagcttgaacggcccaatcatcgGTGACGTGAGGCAAATCCATTCTCTCCGCTTGGAAGCGATATACAAATTCCCTTGGAACCGAGATACAAATTCCCTAAGCATCTCGTTTTCtttctgccttaccttgaaaaggtctgacttcATCGTTGCAATTTTAATGGCTCCTGCGTGTGCTTATACAAAATAATTTGCAAGTatagcaaacgaatcaatagaattagggggTAATTTATGATACCATATCAAGGCACTCTTTGATAGAGTACGGATTAAAtttcgtcatcttccaagtcgtTTCCTTTGATGGCATACATATACGAGGTGACGTGTTTATTCGGATTGGTTGTCCGTTATACTTGGGAATCTCGAGCATACATAATTTCTTGGGAATTGGCTTTGGATACGAACTAGGGGGAAGAGTCTTTGTATGAGCTTTTTAGAATCTAGTCCTTCTAAGATCGGGGGTTCCCCTggtatttgatcaacacgggagttataagtctccatTTACTTGTTATTATCCTTGATCTTCTTCTCCCCAGACTCCATTCTCTTGGTGAGTTCCTCAAGCATCCTCATAACTGTGGGGTCAATCCCCGAGCCATCTCCGTTTGATCTCTCTGGTGCGGGTTCAGCACGTCGAGTGTTCCACGGTTCAGCTATACTCCGAGTTTTATTTTGACTCTAAAGTTGGGCGATGGCAATCTGTTGAGCTTGCAgtatctcgaatatcacttggagacTGACTCCCCCAACTCCTATTCCTTGTGTTGCTTGGCCATCATATTTGATCTCCCTGCGTACACTTCCTCCGGGGTTTATCGGTGCTGCACCGACTCCTACATTGTTGTTTTCCCCATGAAATCCAAGACCATCATCGTCGTGCACGTGAGTGTTTTTTGAGTCTGACATGTTTTAACCTGAAAACAAAGAATCTCCgacaagaacaagtgtaaaaataACGTATGTTATCAGAATCAGTagtgaaataatcactattatctttagccccacggtgggcgccaaactgtttacctcgaaaatacgagtaacaattaaatttgattagtggttttaaagatatgtgatttagttcaataccaattgatagtcaagaaatatgaagtagaaatgaaagaaacaAGTGAATCGAACCAATGTTACTCAGCAGaagtgacctcgagcttagtgacctcgagatGGATTAAGAGCAATAAAGTAGAACAATAGAAGTAAAGGACGGTTCTGATGAAGAGTAAGAGAAAAGTAGAATGGTGTATTCTTGCTAATGATGAGATGATGttacaaaatgattggggtcccctttatataataggagaaccctaaataaggtatctTTTTATTTACAGCAAGGAATATCTTGATACAACTGTCTAATCGCCTAGTACGGAATCATACGATCCTATTTCGggatttacgccatgatcttggggacgtggcaggaatctagctcattctATTACAAATTCATGACGGTACTATTTCGGGTTCGAGCATACTCGGCTTCGGTGTTCCTCGTACTCCTATCTCCAAGAATTGCATTCTGTCTTCGAACTCGGATCTGGTccctcgagctcgaactcgacctTACTTGGACTCGGGCTTTGGACGACCTCTCGAGCCTATAAATTGGGTAGCccgatttctaccgtatacaTTAATACAGAAAGGGATTTAGGCAAAAGAATGCAATAAAGAAAGGCAAAAATGACAAAATAATAatctatatatattaaagcaagaaagttaccatatataattgacattatggttaagccaagcggcaagctaataaatatcaatagtatatggtaactt
Coding sequences:
- the LOC138873016 gene encoding uncharacterized protein, which codes for MVRRNGKMLKRDSSNKPKNYDLCYKCGKPGHFTKDCPLLKQEFSKNYHEKIANKPCSFQGLQEKKIRFEGEEIEYDSTFALTAQSDDDEDDGNKEDRDSLTLELGEFEQTIDDLVVVVTDHKRTIEIFRKEKDDLLAKITDLRETIVKPWTKSKSENSGKGKEIASEEHIRLENEVKAMRTRICVEIEKNEQLYTNLERVKNDREKSLKWTWSSEATTAMHTNDCENRQGIGFQREKTPHNPHSKYVTVSDNWSCTQCGNTRHFKEDLQVRNQSVQKNKLFAEKVTTKEELGSTHKKRTLTAWTKRTLIHPFAYYKGPKLAWVPKTNSVVDAVQGTPLAHERRTEENQPSIPSSS
- the LOC138873017 gene encoding uncharacterized protein, yielding MHDFIMAKDSELWDIICDGPYVPTKVLEELPFSMAKTSKEYTEADKKVVEKNFRAKKILVCRIGPEEYNKISTCDTAKEIWETLQKAHEGTTQVKYSKIDMITTEYELFKMRDNESIQDVHTRFTSIINELHSLGKTIPRNKLVRKILNILPSSWESKVNAITKSKDLQELTIEELIKNLKTNELKRKIDSEKREPKK